In the genome of Planctomycetota bacterium, the window GGTGCATCGCTGCCAGTGGCACAAGCGCGAGAATGTGGTGGACCACCTCTCGAAGAGCGAGAAGGCGTGGTGGCGGCGGCGCCTCCAGCGTGCCTACGAGCGGCCGACCTACGAGGAGGCGAAGACCGCCTTGAAGGAGATCCGCCGCGACCTCGAGGAGCGCAACCTCTCGGCCGTCAAGAGCCTGGAGGAAGGCCTCGAGGAGACGCTGACGCTTCACCGCCTGGTGGTCTTCCCCTTGGTGGGCATCAGCCTGAAGACGACGAACTGCCTGGAGTCGGTCTTCAGCCAGGTCGAGACCCGGACGGGCCGCGTGTGCCACTGGAAGAACTCCTCACAGAAGCACCGCTGGCTCGCGGCGGCTCTGCTGGACATCGAGCCGCGGCTCCGGCGCATCCGGGGGTATCAGCACCTACCGCCACTGCGGCAGGCGATCCAGCGGGAACTCAGCCTGCCCGGCTGCGAAGCCCAGGAAGCCGGCGACGCTGAAGAAAAGGGGGTGGCATGAGAGACACCCGGGAGGCGCACAATCGCAACTGAAAATTGCATTGACTCCCCCCTTCCTGAGAGACTCATCTTTGCCCACATGTTCTGGGGGGGCAGGTCTTAGCCTCCGA includes:
- a CDS encoding transposase, coding for MVLDGKAFAADTMVTALGVTLDGHKVVLGFVEASTENAEILTPFLRSLLDRGLKIAQGILVVLDGGKGLRAAVRRAFGKKALVHRCQWHKRENVVDHLSKSEKAWWRRRLQRAYERPTYEEAKTALKEIRRDLEERNLSAVKSLEEGLEETLTLHRLVVFPLVGISLKTTNCLESVFSQVETRTGRVCHWKNSSQKHRWLAAALLDIEPRLRRIRGYQHLPPLRQAIQRELSLPGCEAQEAGDAEEKGVA